A section of the Oryzias latipes chromosome 10, ASM223467v1 genome encodes:
- the LOC105354916 gene encoding UPF0461 protein C5orf24 homolog, with amino-acid sequence MHQVSSSSSSDLCMSVASLAENCHTASPFDLCSTPSSKFFTSPANPALQLSLASLAPLPHGMHKAMACHFQDTQTDFQAQAMRIRASEVSVPEGSSRKKEGIVKSGRRGRPSGTTKLAGYRTSTGRPIGTTRAAGFKTSPGRPLGTTKAAGYKVSPGRPPGSIKSLARLRKLEFGRNSAKTLDLNNCSVPKELDLTSCDLPPFSYTMMEKRVLCEPSSKADKPSE; translated from the coding sequence ATGCATcaggtgagcagcagcagcagcagtgaccTCTGTATGAGTGTTGCTAGCCTGGCAGAGAACTGTCACACAGCCAGCCCCTTTGATTTATGTAGCACACCGTCCAGCAAGTTCTTCACCTCTCCTGCAAACCCTGCTCTACAGCTATCTCTTGCCAGCCTTGCCCCTCTGCCTCATGGGATGCACAAAGCCATGGCTTGTCATTTTCAAGACACCCAGACAGACTTCCAGGCACAGGCAATGAGAATCAGGGCTAGTGAGGTCTCGGTGCCTGAGGGATCATCTAGGAAAAAGGAGGGAATAGTCAAATCAGGGAGGAGAGGGAGACCATCAGGAACCACAAAGTTGGCAGGGTATCGCACAAGCACAGGACGCCCAATTGGAACGACTCGGGCAGCTGGATTCAAAACCAGCCCTGGAAGACCCCTCGGGACCACCAAAGCCGCTGGGTATAAAGTCAGCCCCGGCAGGCCTCCCGGTAGCATCAAGAGTCTAGCTCGCCTGAGGAAGTTAGAGTTTGGCCGTAACAGCGCCAAAACGCTTGACTTGAACAACTGCAGCGTTCCCAAGGAACTGGACTTGACAAGCTGTGACCTTCCTCCTTTTTCATACACCATGATGGAGAAGAGGGTTCTCTGTGAGCCGAGTAGCAAAGCGGACAAACCCAGTGAATAG
- the atp5po gene encoding ATP synthase subunit O, mitochondrial: MAAFMLGQQARQLSTSVIRPVAKLVRPPIQIYGVEGRYATALFSAASKQNKLDQVEQELGKVSVLIKDPKTAGIVLNPHVKRSIKQKVFSDSLAKAKLSPLTVNLINVLADNGRLTLTADVIGAFGKMMSAHRGEVLCSVTTAQPLDEANLADLKVALKGFLQKGETIKLETKTDSSILGGMIISIGDKYVDMSTKTKIQKLTRLIRET, translated from the exons ATGGCAGCGTTCATGCTAGGACAGCAG gctCGCCAGCTCAGCACATCTGTGATCAGACCTGTTGCAAAGCTGGTTAGG CCTCCCATCCAGATCTATGGAGTGGAGGGCCGCTATGCCACTGCTTTGTTCTCTGCCGCCAGCAAGCAGAACAAACTGGACCAAGTTGAACAGGAGTTGGGGAAAGTGTCT gtcctGATCAAGGACCCCAAGACGGCTGGTATTGTATTGAACCCACATGTCAAGCGCAGCATCAAACAGAAAGTCTTCAGTGATTCTCTTGCAAAGGCTAAGCTCTCCCCTTTAACTGTCAATCTCATCA ATGTTTTGGCTGATAATGGTCGTCTTACTCTAACTGCCGATGTTATTGGAGCCTTTGGCAAGATGATGAGTGCTCACCGTGGAGAGGTCCTCTGTTCAGTCACTACTGCTCAG CCTCTCGATGAAGCTAATCTGGCTGACCTGAAAGTGGCTCTTAAAGGTTTTCTACAGAAGGGAGAGACTATCAAGCTGGAAACAAAG ACAGACTCGTCCATTCTGGGTGGCATGATCATCAGTATTGGAGACAAGTACGTGGACATGTCAACTAAGACAAAGATCCAGAAGTTGACTCGGCTGATCAGGGAGACTTAA